Proteins found in one Bacillus subtilis subsp. subtilis str. 168 genomic segment:
- the uxaA gene encoding altronate dehydratase (Evidence 2a: Function from experimental evidences in other organisms; PubMedId: 9579062, 9882655; Product type e: enzyme), protein MKSFIKIHKQDNVLLALRDIQKGERLHAYGVSIEVKDDIKRGHKIALQSIKENDSIVKYGFPIGHASQDISIGEHIHVHNTKTNLSDIQLYSYTPRFDENPYSNENRTFKGFRRENGDAGVRNELWIVPTVGCVNGIAEKMLQRFVRETGDIAPFDNVLVLKHQYGCSQLGDDHENTKQILLNAIRHPNAGGVLVLGLGCENNELARMKEALQDVNLKRVKFLESQSVTDEMEAGVALLKEIHEAAKGDKREDIPLSELKIGLKCGGSDGFSGITANPLLGRFSDYLIAQGGSTVLTEVPEMFGAETILMQRAANEEVFHKIVDLINDFKQYFIKHDQPVYENPSPGNKAGGISTLEDKSLGCTQKAGISPVTDVLKYGEVLKTKGLTLLSAPGNDLIASSALAAAGCQIVLFTTGRGTPFGTFVPTVKVATNTELYEAKPHWIDFNAGLLAEDDVHEEYVLREFIHYMIEVASGQLVNHEKNDFKELAIFKSGVTL, encoded by the coding sequence TCTTGCTCTGCGGGATATTCAAAAGGGAGAGAGGCTGCATGCTTACGGCGTGTCGATTGAAGTAAAGGATGATATAAAAAGAGGCCATAAGATTGCATTGCAGTCTATCAAAGAAAACGACAGCATCGTCAAGTACGGGTTTCCAATCGGTCATGCATCACAAGATATCTCGATCGGAGAGCATATTCATGTCCATAATACGAAAACAAACCTGTCTGATATCCAATTATACAGCTATACACCGAGATTTGATGAAAATCCGTATTCTAATGAGAACCGGACGTTTAAAGGTTTTAGAAGAGAAAACGGAGATGCGGGTGTACGGAATGAATTGTGGATTGTCCCAACTGTCGGCTGTGTCAATGGAATAGCAGAAAAAATGCTGCAGCGTTTTGTCAGAGAAACAGGGGATATCGCTCCATTTGATAACGTACTGGTGTTAAAGCATCAATACGGATGCTCGCAGCTTGGCGACGATCATGAAAATACGAAGCAGATCCTGCTGAATGCCATTCGCCATCCAAATGCCGGCGGCGTCTTGGTGTTAGGGCTTGGCTGTGAAAACAATGAGCTGGCAAGAATGAAGGAAGCACTGCAAGATGTGAACTTGAAGCGGGTGAAGTTTCTGGAATCCCAGTCGGTGACCGACGAAATGGAGGCAGGCGTTGCTTTGCTGAAGGAAATTCATGAAGCGGCCAAAGGAGATAAGAGAGAAGACATTCCGCTGTCTGAACTGAAGATCGGGCTGAAATGCGGAGGTTCGGACGGTTTTTCCGGCATAACCGCAAACCCGCTGCTTGGACGTTTTTCAGATTATCTCATTGCACAGGGAGGGAGTACTGTGCTGACGGAAGTACCGGAAATGTTCGGCGCAGAAACCATCCTGATGCAGCGGGCTGCCAATGAAGAAGTGTTTCATAAGATAGTCGATTTAATCAATGATTTCAAACAATACTTTATTAAACATGATCAGCCGGTGTACGAAAATCCTTCACCGGGCAACAAAGCGGGCGGCATTTCTACACTTGAGGATAAATCGCTGGGCTGTACGCAAAAAGCGGGGATTTCTCCTGTCACGGATGTCTTGAAATACGGTGAAGTACTCAAGACAAAAGGGCTGACTCTTTTGAGCGCACCGGGCAATGATTTGATCGCCTCCTCCGCATTGGCGGCTGCCGGCTGCCAAATTGTCCTCTTTACAACGGGAAGAGGCACGCCGTTTGGCACCTTTGTCCCGACGGTGAAAGTAGCGACAAACACCGAGCTGTATGAGGCGAAGCCGCATTGGATTGATTTTAACGCAGGCCTTTTAGCAGAGGATGATGTTCATGAGGAATATGTGCTGCGTGAGTTTATCCACTATATGATTGAGGTGGCAAGCGGCCAGCTTGTGAACCATGAAAAAAATGATTTCAAAGAACTCGCCATTTTTAAATCGGGTGTGACGTTATAA
- the yjnA gene encoding putative permease (Evidence 3: Putative function from multiple computational evidences; PubMedId: 15849754, 16850406, 16885442; Product type t: transporter), producing the protein MSVSIILMGLFVGALVGLTGVGGAALLTPLLIVLGINPSIAVGTDLVYNSITKLFGVASHWRQKTINFKLVKYLAIGSIPSASLAIGILHLFPAFHQHQEEIIKHALGYVLTLVAISIIVRLFLDRKLRPNRWQLMPLENKRALTILIGVVFGFIVGLTSIGSGSLFAIAMIYLFNMKASQIVGTDIAHAFLLVTAAGILNASFGSVDYMLAANLLLGSIPGVLIGSHLSPRFSPRPLQFIMASIILVSGLKLI; encoded by the coding sequence ATGAGTGTAAGCATCATATTGATGGGTTTGTTTGTCGGAGCCTTAGTCGGATTGACGGGAGTGGGTGGAGCGGCCTTATTAACTCCCCTTTTAATTGTGCTTGGAATTAATCCTTCCATCGCGGTCGGTACGGATCTTGTATATAACTCGATCACAAAGCTGTTTGGCGTTGCCTCCCATTGGCGGCAGAAAACGATTAACTTTAAATTGGTAAAATACTTAGCCATCGGCAGTATTCCGAGTGCTTCGCTAGCCATTGGCATATTGCATTTGTTCCCCGCCTTTCACCAGCATCAGGAAGAAATTATTAAGCACGCTCTAGGATATGTGTTAACGCTGGTTGCCATTTCAATCATCGTTCGTTTGTTTTTGGATAGAAAACTTCGCCCCAACCGCTGGCAGCTGATGCCGCTTGAAAATAAGAGGGCGCTGACAATTCTTATTGGTGTTGTGTTTGGGTTTATCGTCGGATTAACATCAATCGGGTCCGGCTCATTATTTGCAATCGCCATGATTTACTTATTTAACATGAAAGCGTCACAGATTGTCGGAACCGATATCGCGCATGCTTTTCTTCTTGTTACGGCAGCAGGCATTTTGAACGCAAGCTTCGGAAGCGTGGATTACATGCTGGCAGCTAATCTGCTCCTCGGTTCAATTCCCGGCGTACTGATCGGGAGCCATCTTTCGCCTCGATTCTCCCCGCGTCCACTGCAATTTATTATGGCTTCCATTATTTTAGTCAGCGGTTTAAAATTGATTTAA
- the yjoA gene encoding putative DNA-binding protein (Evidence 3: Putative function from multiple computational evidences; PubMedId: 20497499; Product type f: factor) encodes MCQSNQIVSHFLSHRNVTNELAEKISKDHYSYKPAETSMSAEELVKHILTSFHLFANVIKEGNASPFQNKQEETETDLNVLAKTYTEKTVAILEQLTEEQLDREIDLTSAFGRKVTGRALLQLAMEHEIHHKGNLFVYVREMGHTELPFYQQRM; translated from the coding sequence ATGTGCCAATCCAATCAAATTGTCAGCCATTTTTTATCCCATCGAAACGTGACCAATGAGCTTGCCGAAAAAATCAGCAAAGACCATTACAGCTACAAACCGGCAGAAACATCAATGTCAGCAGAAGAGCTGGTCAAACACATTCTTACGTCTTTCCACTTGTTCGCAAATGTCATTAAGGAAGGCAATGCCTCACCATTTCAAAACAAGCAGGAAGAAACAGAAACAGATCTCAATGTTCTGGCAAAAACATATACAGAAAAAACGGTCGCTATCCTTGAACAGCTGACTGAAGAGCAGCTGGACAGAGAAATTGATCTGACATCCGCTTTCGGCAGAAAAGTCACAGGCCGCGCGCTGCTTCAGCTTGCAATGGAGCATGAAATTCACCATAAAGGCAACCTGTTCGTGTATGTGCGGGAAATGGGCCACACTGAGCTTCCTTTCTATCAGCAGCGCATGTAG
- the yjoB gene encoding informational ATPase possibly involved in protein degradation (Evidence 1a: Function from experimental evidences in the studied strain; PubMedId: 14757246; Product type e: enzyme) — protein MTNIPFIYQYEEKENERAAAGYGTFGYLITRIEETLYDQYGVFYELYASDDPNTEYWELLVEDVRSGSLEPEHVAYIFEKLEKKTFAYDEDEKEPDYTVHKSIRNSVYAYPEKGVAFARIPYFQDGSIMSFDCLFAVNDEKMRAFLEGVRPRLWEKSKRKVTVFTDGDGGTSREQEAIVREVQRSQVIMNPLLKKEIYRSIDQFFHSDKSFYQTYDIPYKRGILLYGPPGNGKTTLVKSIAGSIDAPVAYWQITEFTSSETIEEVFQAARRLAPAVLVIEDIDSMPEDVRSFFLNTLDGATSKEGLFLIGTTNYPEEIDPGLMNRAGRFDRAYEIGLPDEELRLEYMKMRGFGIFLSEGEIKNAAKLTEGFSFAQLGELYVSSALQWHQEGNHHIETMVKDMTGEQRKSQRGSWMERNKVGFH, from the coding sequence ATGACTAACATACCTTTCATTTATCAGTACGAAGAAAAAGAGAATGAAAGAGCTGCGGCGGGCTACGGCACTTTCGGTTACCTTATCACACGGATTGAAGAAACGCTTTATGATCAATACGGTGTATTCTATGAGCTCTATGCCAGTGATGATCCAAATACGGAATACTGGGAGCTTCTTGTAGAAGATGTCCGCAGCGGTTCATTGGAGCCTGAGCATGTGGCATATATATTTGAAAAGCTTGAAAAGAAAACCTTTGCTTACGATGAAGATGAGAAAGAACCGGATTATACCGTCCATAAGTCTATAAGAAACAGTGTATACGCGTATCCTGAAAAGGGAGTTGCTTTTGCCAGAATTCCATATTTTCAAGATGGGAGCATTATGAGTTTTGATTGTCTGTTTGCGGTTAACGATGAAAAGATGCGTGCATTTCTGGAGGGAGTCAGACCGCGTCTTTGGGAAAAAAGCAAGCGGAAAGTGACCGTGTTTACGGATGGAGATGGAGGGACTTCAAGAGAGCAGGAAGCCATTGTCAGAGAGGTTCAGCGGAGTCAAGTCATCATGAATCCGCTATTGAAAAAAGAGATATACAGATCAATTGATCAGTTTTTTCATAGTGATAAATCGTTTTATCAAACATATGACATCCCTTACAAGCGCGGCATTCTGTTATATGGACCTCCTGGAAACGGAAAGACGACGTTAGTGAAGTCGATCGCAGGCAGTATCGATGCACCTGTTGCTTATTGGCAAATTACTGAATTTACGTCGAGCGAGACAATAGAAGAAGTCTTTCAGGCAGCGAGACGCCTCGCTCCTGCAGTTCTGGTCATCGAGGATATAGATTCGATGCCGGAAGATGTGCGGTCCTTTTTTCTCAATACGCTGGACGGCGCGACATCAAAAGAGGGGCTATTTCTCATCGGTACGACAAACTATCCCGAAGAGATCGATCCAGGTTTGATGAATCGTGCAGGACGATTTGACCGTGCCTATGAAATCGGGCTTCCGGATGAAGAGCTGCGGCTGGAATATATGAAAATGAGAGGCTTTGGCATCTTTTTGAGTGAAGGAGAAATAAAAAACGCCGCAAAACTTACAGAAGGCTTTTCCTTTGCACAGCTGGGAGAATTATATGTATCTTCAGCCCTTCAATGGCACCAAGAAGGGAATCACCATATTGAAACCATGGTGAAAGACATGACAGGAGAGCAAAGAAAAAGCCAGCGGGGAAGCTGGATGGAAAGAAACAAAGTCGGTTTTCACTAA
- the rapA gene encoding response regulator aspartate phosphatase (Evidence 1a: Function from experimental evidences in the studied strain; PubMedId: 11587784, 15805512, 15916600, 22267516, 22720735; Product type e: enzyme), whose product MRMKQTIPSSYVGLKINEWYTHIRQFHVAEAERVKLEVEREIEDMEEDQDLLLYYSLMEFRHRVMLDYIKPFGEDTSQLEFSELLEDIEGNQYKLTGLLEYYFNFFRGMYEFKQKMFVSAMMYYKRAEKNLALVSDDIEKAEFAFKMAEIFYNLKQTYVSMSYAVQALETYQMYETYTVRRIQCEFVIAGNYDDMQYPERALPHLELALDLAKKEGNPRLISSALYNLGNCYEKMGELQKAAEYFGKSVSICKSEKFDNLPHSIYSLTQVLYKQKNDAEAQKKYREGLEIARQYSDELFVELFQFLHALYGKNIDTESVSHTFQFLEEHMLYPYIEELAHDAAQFYIENGQPEKALSFYEKMVHAQKQIQRGDCLYEI is encoded by the coding sequence TTGAGGATGAAGCAGACGATTCCGTCCTCTTATGTCGGGCTTAAAATTAATGAATGGTATACTCATATCCGGCAGTTCCACGTCGCTGAAGCCGAACGGGTCAAGCTCGAAGTAGAAAGAGAAATTGAGGATATGGAAGAAGACCAAGATTTGCTGCTGTATTATTCTTTAATGGAGTTCAGGCACCGTGTCATGCTGGATTACATTAAGCCTTTTGGAGAGGACACGTCGCAGCTAGAGTTTTCAGAATTGTTAGAAGACATCGAAGGGAATCAGTACAAGCTGACAGGGCTTCTCGAATATTACTTTAATTTTTTTCGAGGAATGTATGAATTTAAGCAGAAGATGTTTGTCAGTGCCATGATGTATTATAAACGGGCAGAAAAGAATCTTGCCCTCGTCTCGGATGATATTGAGAAAGCAGAGTTTGCTTTTAAAATGGCTGAGATTTTTTACAATTTAAAACAAACCTATGTTTCGATGAGCTACGCCGTTCAGGCATTAGAAACATACCAAATGTATGAAACGTACACCGTCCGCAGAATCCAATGTGAATTCGTTATTGCAGGTAATTATGATGATATGCAGTATCCAGAAAGAGCATTGCCCCACTTAGAACTGGCTTTAGATCTTGCAAAGAAAGAAGGCAATCCCCGCCTGATCAGTTCTGCCCTATATAATCTCGGAAACTGCTATGAGAAAATGGGTGAACTGCAAAAGGCAGCCGAATACTTTGGGAAATCTGTTTCTATTTGCAAGTCGGAAAAGTTCGATAATCTTCCGCATTCTATCTACTCTTTAACACAAGTTCTGTATAAACAAAAAAATGACGCCGAAGCGCAAAAAAAGTATCGTGAAGGATTGGAAATCGCCCGTCAATACAGTGATGAATTATTTGTGGAGCTTTTTCAATTTTTACATGCGTTATACGGAAAAAACATTGACACAGAATCAGTCTCACACACCTTTCAATTTCTTGAAGAACATATGCTGTATCCTTATATTGAAGAGCTGGCGCATGATGCTGCCCAATTCTATATAGAAAACGGACAGCCCGAAAAAGCACTTTCATTTTATGAGAAAATGGTGCACGCACAAAAACAAATCCAGAGAGGAGATTGTTTATATGAAATCTAA
- the phrA gene encoding secreted inhibitor of the activity of phosphatase RapA (quorum sensing) (Evidence 1a: Function from experimental evidences in the studied strain; PubMedId: 1378051, 10629174, 11587784, 16816200, 17666034, 19380751, 20238180, 22267516; Product type f: factor): protein MKSKWMSGLLLVAVGFSFTQVMVHAGETANTEGKTFHIAARNQT from the coding sequence ATGAAATCTAAATGGATGTCAGGTTTGTTGCTCGTTGCGGTCGGGTTCAGCTTTACTCAGGTGATGGTTCATGCAGGTGAAACAGCAAACACAGAAGGGAAAACATTTCATATTGCGGCACGCAATCAAACATGA
- the yjpA gene encoding putative enzyme (Evidence 3: Putative function from multiple computational evidences; PubMedId: 15779043; Product type e: enzyme) has translation MYTYLMLTMRTEKFNQEHVAGHYEFLDRLQAEKRLKMFGPFSDATGGAYVIEADSLEEAAEIGHADPLVASGSSELTIKEWKLKK, from the coding sequence ATGTATACATATTTAATGCTGACAATGAGAACGGAGAAATTTAATCAGGAGCATGTGGCTGGGCACTATGAATTTCTGGATCGTTTACAGGCAGAAAAACGTTTAAAAATGTTTGGGCCATTCAGCGACGCCACAGGCGGAGCGTATGTCATCGAAGCAGATTCACTGGAAGAGGCAGCGGAAATCGGCCATGCGGATCCGCTGGTGGCAAGTGGATCTTCTGAGCTGACGATAAAAGAATGGAAGCTGAAGAAATAA